Sequence from the Puniceicoccus vermicola genome:
GAGCGGGGGCTGCGCCGGATCGACCTGGCGATCTCCGATAAGGCTGCGGGGTTGATCGAGGTCTTACCGGAGTTTTATCCGCAAGCCAAATGGCAACGGTGCGTGTTCCACTTCCACAAAAACATCCTGCACAAAGTGCCCAAACAAAAGCGAGAGGAAGTCATCCCCATGCTCAAGGCAATCCATGCTCAGGAAGACGCTAAGAGCGCCCGCGAAAAAGCCGTTGCCATAGTCGACAAACTCGAAGCCATGAAACTCGGATCGGCGGCCGGGATCCTTTTGAACGGAATCGACGAATCGCTCACCTACTACCAGTTCCCCAGAGAGCATCATCGTAGTATCCGGACGAACAACTTGCTTGAAAGAATCATGAAGGAAATCCGGCGAAGAACCCGAGTCGTCGGAAGCTTCCCGGATGGGAAAAGCGCTCTCATGCTCGCCTGCGCCAGACTCCGCTACATCGCCACCAAATCCTGGTCCGATACCCGCAAATATATGGATATGACCAAGCTGGAGGAAACCGAACTTCAACAAACTGCCTGAAAATCGCAGCCCCCCATGGGGGGCTATTGACATCAACTTCAACCTAACATCATAAACCAATCACCAACGCCTGGAGGCGCTCAGACCTTTTTGCGAAAGATTTTGGACACTAACAGATCGAGCGGTAGAATCTTAGAATGGTATAGGCCAATTTTCCAACCGCACGGGGCGTTGCAATTTTTACCACGTGCGGAAGCGTGGGTGGTTCTCGCGATTTAAGAAGTTTTACTTTTTGGGGTGGATAACTTTAAGGACTTTAAGGTTTGACCGCCTATCGGCGCAAAACTAAGGGTTCTGTGTGTCAAATTTTTCTGAAGTCGTCCGTGAGTTCGTTCAAAGGCGGGGATTGACCGGAAGTCAGCTTGCGGAGGACATTGGCCTTAGTGCTGTAGCCGTCAGTCGAATTGTCACCGGGCAGTCAAAGCCCCGTCAGGTTACTCTTTCCCGCCTGATGAAACGACTGTGCACCTCGAAAGAAGAGGAGCAGATGCTCATCGCAGCCTATGAATCGAAGGGTGTTGAAGACCTTCCGCTTGCTCCGATTGTTTCCGAGGCAGCCAATGCGCAAGCCGAGGAGGAGCGAGTTCGCCGCTTCATGGAGGTCAAAGCGCAGTCGATTGCCTTCAAGCGATCAGTCGCCCGGGAATTGGATAAGCTTGGTATACCTTATCGTCAGGAGGTGATCGAGAAACTGGTTGTGACTGATTTTCTGCTGGAGCTCGGCGAGAGGCGTATTGCTCTCGAATGTAAATATAACCTCCACCGTGATCTGGAGAAGTCCGTCATTTCAGCCCGGCTGATTCGGGAGCAGTTTCACTGCGATCAGGTGTATATCGTCGTTCCCTTCTATGATGAGGAAGGCGACAGTTTAGACTGTGAAGAAGAAATTCGCATCCTGCCGCTGCAGGATCTCGCCGAGGCTATCAATCTGGAGAATAATGAGTAAAATAAACCGCCAGATCGAAGTCCTGGATACTCCGGTAAACGTGTCTCGAATGCAGGAGGCAGATTTCATCTCCCTGACTGACATCGCCCGTCACCGAAATGCTGATCGAAGCGACGATTTGATCCGGAACTGGGTGCGAAATCGAAACACCCTGGAGTTCCTTGGCGTTTGGGAGCGCATTCACAATCCGGATTTTAATTCCGTCGAATTCGACGGGTTTAGAATGCAGGCTGGTCTCAATAGCTTCACACTGACGCCGAAACAGTGGATCGAGCGAACCAACGCCAAAGGCCTCGTTTCTAAAGCTGGCCGCTACGGCGGCACCTTCGCCCACCGCGACATTGCCTTCGAGTTCGCCTCCTGGGTTTCGGTCGAGTTCAAGCTCTACTTGATCAAGGAGTTTCAGCGCCTGCAGGAGGCCGAGCAAAAGCAACTGGGCTGGGATGTGAAGCGCAACCTGACCAAGATCAACTACCGCATTCACACCGACGCCATTCAGGCGAATCTGATTCCGCCGGAGCTGACGGGAAAACAAGTCAGCCTGATTTACGCCAGCGAGGCCGACGTCCTGAACATGGCGCTCTTCGGCCAGACGGCAAAGGACTGGCGCGACGCCCACCCCGGCGAAAAGGGTAACATCCGCGATCAGGCCAATGCCTCGCAACTCGTCTGTCTAGCGAACCTAGAAAACCTGAATGCTCTTTTCATCAACGAAGGCATGGCACAAGCCGAGCGGCTAAAGAAGCTCAATCGCATTGCCATCGAGCAGATGGAGATTCTGACCAGTGACCACAACCGGAACCTGCAGGGGGGAGGGGATGCGAAATGAAGGATTTAAAGATTTACGAAATGACCCCATTCACAGCCGAGACGATCATCAATAAGGCCGAGAAGATCAAAGACCTCAAAAAGAAGGCCAAGGAAGGTGAACTGACCAAGAAGGAGAAGAAAGAACTCAGCGACGAAGAGAGGGAATTCAAATCCAAACGGAAGCTCGTTCAAGAAAAGCTCATCAAGTTTGCGACCCGTATTCCAGCGTTTATGTATCTCACCGATTTCCGGGAAAATACGCTGCAGGATGTGATCACGAAAATTGAGCCGGAACTATTCGAGACAGTCACCGGACTGACCGTAAAAGACTTCCACCTGCTGGTGCGGCTACGTGTTTTCAACACCGAGCAGATGAATGCCGCCGTTTTTGCCTTCAGGCGCTACGAAGATGCATCCCTTCGCTGCACAGGGATTGAAAGCCACGATGGACTTACGCATTATGGACTATACGATACAGTAGTGGCCAGAGAGGAGGTGCCCAAATGATCCGCTTTATACATACCGCAGACTGGCAGATGGGCATGAAAGCCAGTGGATTAGGTCAGGTATCAAAGGCAGTGCGCGATGCTCGTTTGGACTCAATTAAGCGCTTGGTCGAACTCGGGAATGACCGGGATGCCGAGTTAATGCTGATCACCGGGGATATTTTTGAGGATAACGCGGTCGACCGCTTGCTTGTTCGTAAGGTGGGCCAATTACTGGCTGGCTTTAACGGAAAGGTGTTTATTACGCCTGGAAATCATGATCCTTTGGTTCCCGGTAGTGTTTGGGAGCATCCAGTATGGGAAGAAAGTGCGAATACGACAGTCGTTCGAGAAAACAGTCCCATTGAGCTAGAGCACTGCACTATTTATCCCACTCCGTTAAAAGAGAAATACTCCACGCGTAATCCAGTGTCTTGGATACAAGCTCAAGACTGCTCGACCATCGCTATTGGGATGAGCCATGGTAATGTTGAGGGTTTGCCTGATGTAGAGCCCGACTTCCCAATCCCTCAAGATGCAGCTGAAAGAGCAGGACTGGATTATTTGGGTATCGGCCATTGGCACTCATATTCTCCTTACAAGGATGGAAAAGGCGTCATCCGTATTGCTTATTCCGGCACGCACGAAACCACGAAATTCGGTGAACGCGAAAGTGGAAATGTGCTGCTAGTCGAGATTGCAGATCGAGGTGCTGCGCCATCGATAGAAGTGTTACCTACGGGAAAGTTGTCATGGCATTCCCTGGAGCGAAGTCTGGAATCTCCTGGTGCATTGAAGTCAGTCATCAGCGAATTGAGTAGTATTATATCGCCAGAGAATGCCTTGGTCCGCCTGCGTCTAAGTGGACTTCTATTTGCATCAGATCGTGAGGATCTGGAGTCCATTGGTGAGATACTACAAACGCGCTTCTTGTTCGGGAAATTGATGGCAGATGCGTTATCGCCTGCGCCCGAAGACGATACGTGGATTGAAGAGCTTCCAGTCGGTGCCTTGCGTGAAGCCGCTGAACATATTCGACAAAAGGCGATGCATGCTCCTGTAGAACGAGATCGTGCTGTCGCAACCCGGGCTTTGCTTGAGCTCTTTGATAGTAAGGAGAAGGCAGCATCATGATTTTAAAGCGTATCACCGTTTCGAATTGGCGTAGCCTGCTGGATGAAGTCGAGCTTGGACCATTCTCAGAAGGGTTGAATGTAATTCATGCCCCGAATGGAACCGGGAAGTCTTCACTTTTCGAGGCGATGCGACGCGGTCTTTTTGATGCCCACCACGTTGCCGGTGGTGAAATAGCAGCTGTCCAGCCTTGGGGCCGTGATCTGACACCTTCCGTCGCAATAGAATTTATCGAAGGTGATGAAACTTGGCGTGTGGAGAAGTCCTTTCTCGCGGGTAAGTCATCCAAGCTGCTGAGGCTAGAGGGTGGGGCTTTCAAGCCAGTCGCTGATGGTCGTAATGCCGATGATCGTATTCGTGAAATACTTTCTGCGGAGGCTCCGGGGCGTGGCTTATCAAAACAAGAGCACTGGGGCTTGGCTCAAATCCTGTGGGCGCCACAGGGTGCACTTTACCTTGAATCAATCTCCGGAACAGCATCAGAGAGAATTAAAGCGACTCTCGGTGTCCAGATTTCGGGTGATGGTGGCGGACAGATTGAAAACGGAATTGAGGAAAAATACCTGGAGTTCTTTACCAAGAAGGGAAGTTACAAAGGTGGTAAAAATGCAGCACCTATTGTGACGCTCCAGGAAAAGCGAGACGAACTAGCCGAGCAGCTCATATCAATCCGTGAGAAACATTTAGCCTACGAGCAGACGGCTCACAGTGTAGAAGATGCTCGGCAGCGACGCCTGCAAGCGCGCCGTGAAGCAGATGCCTTACGGGATACGGTAAACAAAGCACGCACCAATGCGGAGGCCTACTCTAAGCTGAAGGCAGAGCAGTCCAACAAGCGTGATGCGGAGTCTCTGGCCAGAGAGAAATACGATTCACTGACGACTCGGCAGAAACAGATCAAAGAAACTCGTGATCAGATAAGTGAGTTTACCAAGTCTGCTAAAGAACAGGAATCTAAACTTTCTGACCTTAAGATAGAAGAAACATCAGACAAAGAAGCCTGCGCTAAGCTACGCACTGCTCAGGAAACTGCCCGTAAAAAGCGTAGTCAGGTCACCGAACGACAGAATCTCATCGAGGATGCACGCGAATACCGCGAGCATAACGAAGGCCTCCGCGAGCTTAATAAACGCCTAGAGCAGATCGCTCAGTTGAACGAGCAGCTCATTAAGGCGAAGAGGCGTCAGGATGGTTTTCTGGCGCCTACTGCACAAACAATTCGTGATCTTAGAAAATGGCTGGCACAGAGAGATCAAGCTGCTGCATCACTAAAGGCATCCCAGATTCATCTCTCGATCACACCAGAAAACGCAATCGAGGTAAAAAACACCACGGATCACTCGGTAGTTAAGGTCGAAGCCAAGCAAGCGTTTGAGATATCCGGTGACGATTGGGTCGATGTTTCAATTAAAGGATTTGGCTCGATCCGCGCTTCTGGGCCGGAGGGGAGTGCGGATGAGCACCGTGCCGAGCTTGATGCAGCCAAGAAGAAAATTGAAACTCTGGCTCAGCCTTTTGGCACTGAAGATCCGGATAAACTTCAAGAATTACGTGAGCAGGCTGATCAAATCGAACGCGAAATTAAAGGTCATGAGAACCGCATCCAGGATATTTTGGACGAGGATGAACTTGATGCTTTGAAAAAAGAACAAGTCGAGCTGCAGGCTAGGATTTCGGAAACGGAAAAGGAATATCCAAAATGGAAGGAGGAAGCTCCAGTCATCGGTGAGCTAAAGTCTGATTACGAAAGTTTTAGCAAGGAGATTGAGGATACGATTTCAGCTGCAGAGGATGCGTTTGAACAAGCGCAGAGCAAATATACTGCAGCAGAGAAGAATGTTGCGGAGGCGACAGCTGAACTAAAGATCGTTCAAGGGAAATTGGAGACGGCGAATCAACAACTCAAAGATCAGCTCAGTGATGGTTTGTCTGACGATGATCGAGCCAAGGCAATTTCTGATGCCTTAATGGCCTGGCAGGCTGCCAAGACAAATGCCGAGAAGACCGAAGAGGCACTGAAACAGTATCCGGACGATCCCAGTAAAGAAGTCGATAAGTTGGAGAAGCAGCTCGTTGCGCTTGAAGATTCCGAATCGAAAGCCCGGGATGAAGAAAACAAGTCAGAGGGACAGCTTCAATCACTGGCTGCAGAAGGCACTTATTCCAAATTAGTCTCTGCAGAAGAACAAATTTCCGCCTTGGAATCCGAAATCGAGCAGGAGTCCATTCGTATGGATGCAATCAAGTTGCTCTATGATAGCGTTGAGGAATGCAAAAGCCGTATGGTAGCGAGTGTATCAGCACCGGTTGAGCGCAGTGCATCACGCATGCTCTCCCGCATCGTAGGCCCGCGGCTAGGGCGACTTAAGTTGACGGGAGATTTTGTGCCAGAAGCGGTCAGTCCGGAGATCGCTTCAGAATCAGTTCCTCTGCATAACCTCTCTGGAGGTGAGCAGGAGCAACTTTACCTTGTTGCCCGACTGGCACTAGCCGATGTGCTCGCAAAGAACCGGCGCCAACTGGTTGTCCTCGATGATGTCCTGAATGCGACAGATTCCGGGCGGCTGGCTCGTTTGTTGTCTCTTATGGAGGAAGTATCCGACCGACTCCAAATTATCATCCTAACCTGCCACCCCGAGCGTTATCGCGCGCTCGATAAAGCTGAATTTTTTGAACTGAATTAATATGTATACGCACGACCCAAATCGTCAGATCAGCTACCTACAACAATGTCTTTCTGGTAATAAAAAACCATTGGGCTTCTTAGTTGGTGCAGGCTGTCCCATGTCAATACAGTATCAGGGTAATCCTATAATCCCGGATATTAAGGGCATTACAAGTGCAATTAAGCAAAGCTTTGACGAGGACGCCGACTTGAAGGGTGTTCTCAATAAAATCACCGCGCAGTTAGAGGCAGACGGTTCATCGGATCCGAATATTGAATTAATTCTTAGTCATATTCGTTCGCTGATTGTCGTTGTAGGTAACGATACGGTCAGAGGACTTGCTGCTGATGAATTGAAGAAAATTGATAAAGCAATCTGTGAAGAAATCGAGCGGATCGTTGAGAAAAACCATATTGACGAGAATAGTCCTTACCATCACTTTGCGAATTGGAGTAACTCAATTGATAGAGAACATCCGATAACTGTCTTCACTACAAATTATGACCTTTTGCTGGAGGAAGCCCTAGAGTCTACAAAAACACCATTTTTTGATGGATTCTCAGGGTCTAAGAATGCCTTCTTCGATCTTCAGGCGGTTGAAGAGGATGCCATTCCAAAACGTTGGGTTAGGCTTTGGAAATTACATGGCTCTATCAATTGGTTCCGGGCTGAGAATGGAAATGTATTTCGTTCCTCTGTGTCACCGGCGGACACAGATAGCAGGTTGATTCATCCTTCACATCTGAAATATGATGAGAGTAGACGAATGCCCTTCTTGGTCATGATTGATCGTTTGAGAGCGTTTCTCAAACAGCCTACAAGTTTGCTCGTATTGAATGGATACTCTTTTGGCGATGAGCATTTAAATGAAGTTATTATGCAAGGTCTTCAGGCAAATCCTTCATCAATGGCTTTTGCTCTGCTTTATGGGGAACTCAAAAACTATGAAACAGCGATTAGACTAGCATCAACTAGGTCTAATCTTACTCTAATAGCATTCGATAGTGGTGTCGTTGGTGGGATTAAAGCTAGTTGGTCGATGTCAGAGATGATGGGAGAGCTCCCTCTTTCGGATAAATGGTTGGTGAATGTTCCTAAAGAAGCAGAGCCGGAAGAGATCGACCACACTGAATTGCGTCTCGGTGACTTTGCTGTGCTGGGTGAATTCCTGAGGGTCTTGTCGGGAATTAATGAACCAGACTCAAATAACTCAGATGAATAGATCTCCGACATATATTGGCACGGTTCAGGATGTCCAAGGGGCAACCATTGGGGTTGTGATGGATAAGAGCACAGTATCTGGACTTAGTTTCATTGACGGCGAAGGCTACAGAATAGGTCAGATGGGAAGCTTCGTTAAAATCTCTATCGGGTTCCTGAATTTATACGGAATTGTTTCCCAAGTAGGAGCGAGTGCGCTACCAGATAATGTTGCTGATTTGGATCCTTATGGCCAGCGGTGGCTTCGTATCCAACTTGTAGGTGAAGGGCACGCTGGGCAGAAATTTCAACGAGGACTATCGCAATATCCAACTATCGGCGACAATGTTCATTTAGTTACAGAGAGTGATCTACGCGCAATATATGGGCATGGAGAATTAGATGACTACGTAAGCGTGGGTTGCCTAGCGAGTTCAGAGAGTATCCCAGCTTTAGTTAACATAAACAAGTTAGTCACTCGTCATTCCGCTATACTAGGAACAACTGGTTCGGGTAAATCAACAACCGTGGCTGGCCTTATTCGCTCATTATCAGATAAAGACAAATACCCCTCAGCACGTATCCTGATTATGGATATTCATGGGGAATATGAGCGTGCATTTAAGGGGCTTTCCTCAAACTTGAGAGTCGGTGCTAGCCAAGGTGGCTCAACCGCACCTCTATACGTTCCATACTGGGCACTTAATTTTGATGAACTTTGCGCTGTGTGTTTTGACGGTCCTCTGGAGGGTAATCGTTTAGCTGCAGTTGCAGATGCTGTCTTAGAGCTTAAGAGGGAAGGGCTGCGTGGCTTTCCGTGCCCAGGAATCACTGAACACTCCCTATCTGTAGACTCTCCAGTGCCATTTTCTATTCACAAGTTGTGGCTAGATCTACATATTAAAGAGTATAAAACTGTAATTCCTGCACCCGGTGGAGATGCTAATGAACGCATTCCAGCTTATGTTCTGGATGAGAGCGATCAGCCTGTAGAAACCGGCGATGCAATGAGAGTAGTTGCGCCAATTTTCCGGAGTGTGAAAACCACTGGTCCTGCAGAAGAAAGGGTTCAACATGCAAACGAAGGAGCCAATCTGAGGCAACCGCTGGCGGCTCTGGCGTCGAAGTTAAGAGATCCTAGATATGCATTCATTTTTCGTCCGGGTGAATTCTTACCTAATGAAAATGGAGTTCCTTCTGCTGATTTAGATTCTCTGCTTCATTCTTGGGTTGGAGGTGAGCAACCAGTTACGATACTAGACTTATCCGGTATTCCTGCTTCGATACTAGACATACTCATAGGAGCGCTCCTAAGAGTGCTTTATGATGCATTATTTTGGGCGCGTAAATTGCCCGAAGGTGGTCAAGAAAGGCCATTGTTGTTAGTGTTAGAAGAGGCGCATTCGTATTTAAATAGTGAGAGGAACACTTCAGCAGGCTCTGCGGTAAAGCGTATTGCAAAAGAAGGGCGAAAATACGGGGTTGGTCTTATGATTGTTAGTCAGAGGCCTTCTGAGGTTGATTCCACCGTTTTGTCTCAATGCGGCACCATATTTTCACTGCGGCTTTCAAATGACAGCGACCGTGGGCAAGTGGTAGGAGCATCAGCAGATAATCTCAAGGGACTGTTTGATATGCTTCCTATTCTTCGCATAGGGGAAGCTATAATAGTAGGGGAATCAGTAAGCTTGCCGATTCGGTGTCTAGTTAAGACACCGCCTGTGAGTGAACGTCCGGATAGCCTAGACCCCGCAGTCGTGGCTAGAGGTTCTGAGGTAGAAGATGGCTTTAGCGTTCCCGGTGGTTGGAATCAAAAGCGTGACCCAGTTGATTACATACCAGTAGTTCGCCAATGGAGATCTCAGTCATCAGACTACATTCACGCAGTAGAGGAAGAAACCACAACAACACAAACAGAAGGAGAAAATGACAATGGAATGGATTGAAACACCTGAATCATCAAATCTTGAGCGCTTTGGATATGAGGCATCGACGATGTCTTTGCGTGTCGAGTTCAAAAGTGGAGGCACTTATGACTACTATGATGTGCCTGAACAAGTATTCGAGAATATGAAAGCAGCGCCTTCAAAGGGAAGTTTCCTAGCCCAGCACATTAAAGGCGTATACCGCTATGCGCGAATATAAGCGACGATCTAATAAATCGATGCATGTCCTCCACCTTCGAGCCCTATTTTGATAACAATCCGACGCTCAAGCTGCTGCGTGGGAACTACGCGGGCTTCATTCTAGGCTTTTTTCACGATAGCTTTAAAGAGACCGGGCAGACTCAGATTCCGGAAGAGGATTTGGAGTCGATGTTGGATCAGCACCTGCAGGAGTTGCGGCGTCAGGATGCTGAAACTCTCTCACGCGATGCCCGGTATTATTTGAACGCATGGTGTGAAGATAGCTACCGATTACTGCAAAAGCGATTTTCCGAGGAGAAGAACAGCTATGTCTACCAACTGACCCAGCACAGCGAGAAGGCCTTGGCCTGGCTGGAGGATCTGCGGCGCGGGGAAAAGCGTGGTTATACTACTTCGGATTCACGTTTCGGTAAGATTTTGACGGAGTTGCGCCGGATTGATCGGGACACAAACGACGATCCTGAGGCTCGGCGAAAGGAGCTGCTTAAACAGCGTGACTCTATTGATACCGAGCTGAAGCGGATTCGCGAAACCGGCAAGGTCGATACGATGGATCCGGCTGCGGTGAAGGATGCCCTCCATGACCTCGAATCGGATGTGGAGGCCTTCCTGAGTGACTTTCGTGCGATCGAGGAAACCTTCCGTGACCAGGCGAGGGAAATACAGGACCTCTATCTGGAGCGGCAACTGACGAAGGGGGCCATGGTCGCCCACGTGCTCGATGCGGACCAGGCCTTGCGCAATCGTGATCAGGGCCGGAGTTATTTTGGCTTTCGGGAAGCGATGACTTCTTTGCAGAATCGAGAAGAGCTTCAGGCGCTGGCCAAGCGTGCGGGGGCGCTGGCCGATGAGCATGGACTGGATCTGGCATCCTTTGATCGTTTGCCCCGACGCCTGCACAATGAGGTCAGCCATGTCGGCAGCATTTACCGACGCATTACCGGGCAGTTGAGGCGTGTGGTGGAGGAGCAAAGCTCAAAGCAGACGCGTTACTTGATGGAGCTACTCGGTGAAGCACGTTCGCTGGCCAAGGCATGTGGTGAACTGCCGACTGAGGTCGAATTGCATCATTGGGAGGATCCGCCTCGCTTCAATAATCTGATGGAGGTCGGCTTTTGGGAACCACCGCAAACAGGACAGTTCGAAGATATTCACAATGAAGGAGAGCAAGACCCCGAAGCACTCAAAGAAGCACTCAGCCGAATTGGGAAGCCATTGGACTTGCCGAAATACCGGGAGCGGATTGCTCAGGTTTTGGAGGGGCAACCGCAGGTGAGCCTTCGGGAACTGGTCGAGCGTTACCCTATCGAGTCGGGCATCGTTGACGTGGTGGCATACGTCGCTGTAGGCGGCGAAGGCGTTCAGAATATCTATCTACCCGAAACCTTTCAACTGGACTTAAACCGTCCGCAACAGCCGCGCTACGCGGAACTGGAGAAAATTATTTTTGTGAAATGAACGAGCCTGTTTACTCCATTCGTCATGTGATCGTTCAGCTGGTGCGCGGCCCCATCTATCAAGAAGACAGCTTGCTTTGGGCCCGCTTACTGATGGATAGGGGCGAGGTCGAATCGCACTTTCATCGGATGGGGCTAGAACTCGTTCTGGAGGAAGAGGCGGGCTATGCGTTTCTGAGAAACGAATCCAGTGATGAAACGGAAGATGAGGGAGATGCCGCGGTCATAGAAGGCGAAGCGCCCTTGCCGCGTCTGATGCGGCGTAACCCACTATCTTTCCTCCCGACCGTTCTGCTTTTGGAGTTGCGTGAGCGCTTGCTACGTCACGATCAGTCCGTCGATGGCACAGATCATCTCTATCTGGAGTTCAAAGAGATTGTCGAGTTTATGAGGAGCTATTGCGGGGAAACCGGGAATGAAAAAAAGGTAGAGAACAAAATCAGCGCGGCGGTGAAACGACTCACCGATCTTTCATTGCTACGCCAGATCCCGAACCGGAGCGAAGTCATTTACCGAGTTGAACCCATCCTCCGCGCCAAATTGCCCATCGATCAAATTGAAGCGGTTCGAGATCGATTAAAGGGTCAGCTTGGGAGCGAGGAGAATACAGACGACGAAGATGAAGAAAGTGAGGCTGGTGAATGAAGGTAGAAGAACAAGTCAGTCTTGAATTTGCTCCTGATCGCTCGACGGCGGGCTTCCGGCTACATCAATTTTCCGTTCTGAACTGGGGTACCTTTCATGGGCGCGTGCACAGCTTTCACCCGGATGGTCGAACGAGCTTGCTCAGCGGAAGTAATGGAGCAGGCAAATCGACTCTAGCTGATGCAATCCTCACCCTGCTGATTGACAGTCGGAAGCGGAATTACAACCAAGCCTCGGCCGGTGGTGGTGAGCGCAAGCAGCGGAAAGAGCGCAGTGAGAAGGACTATATCCTCGGAACCTATTCGGAAGAACGGGATGAGGATCTTGGTTATGGGCGTCCAAAGCAACTACGTCGAGCAGGGCAGTCGGTTACTGTGCTGCTGGGGTATTTCTACAACGAAACTTACG
This genomic interval carries:
- a CDS encoding DUF3375 family protein — encoded protein: MSSTFEPYFDNNPTLKLLRGNYAGFILGFFHDSFKETGQTQIPEEDLESMLDQHLQELRRQDAETLSRDARYYLNAWCEDSYRLLQKRFSEEKNSYVYQLTQHSEKALAWLEDLRRGEKRGYTTSDSRFGKILTELRRIDRDTNDDPEARRKELLKQRDSIDTELKRIRETGKVDTMDPAAVKDALHDLESDVEAFLSDFRAIEETFRDQAREIQDLYLERQLTKGAMVAHVLDADQALRNRDQGRSYFGFREAMTSLQNREELQALAKRAGALADEHGLDLASFDRLPRRLHNEVSHVGSIYRRITGQLRRVVEEQSSKQTRYLMELLGEARSLAKACGELPTEVELHHWEDPPRFNNLMEVGFWEPPQTGQFEDIHNEGEQDPEALKEALSRIGKPLDLPKYRERIAQVLEGQPQVSLRELVERYPIESGIVDVVAYVAVGGEGVQNIYLPETFQLDLNRPQQPRYAELEKIIFVK
- a CDS encoding DUF4194 domain-containing protein, with product MNEPVYSIRHVIVQLVRGPIYQEDSLLWARLLMDRGEVESHFHRMGLELVLEEEAGYAFLRNESSDETEDEGDAAVIEGEAPLPRLMRRNPLSFLPTVLLLELRERLLRHDQSVDGTDHLYLEFKEIVEFMRSYCGETGNEKKVENKISAAVKRLTDLSLLRQIPNRSEVIYRVEPILRAKLPIDQIEAVRDRLKGQLGSEENTDDEDEESEAGE